From Methanomassiliicoccales archaeon, one genomic window encodes:
- a CDS encoding translation initiation factor IF-2 subunit beta, whose translation MSCYQANDDAMTDDEYLSLLERAKQKLPEKIEKHERFTVPEPDIFQEGKTTVIRNFGDIVDALRRDEEHIVQYLLRELGTPGHVEGQRLILKAKLLPQQIMDRIMSYTETFVLCSECGRPDTRINKEDRVLILECEACGAHRPVNVRKVAAKKEELNAVVEGQIYEVMIEDVGKKGDGIARRGDVIIYVPGTIKGARVRVKITKKSGNVAFATMTQEPATSR comes from the coding sequence ATGTCATGCTACCAAGCGAATGACGATGCCATGACCGATGACGAATATCTTTCTTTGCTGGAGCGGGCTAAGCAAAAGTTGCCTGAGAAGATTGAGAAGCACGAGCGGTTCACTGTGCCCGAGCCGGATATATTCCAAGAAGGGAAGACGACAGTGATTCGCAACTTCGGGGATATCGTCGATGCTCTACGTCGAGATGAGGAGCATATCGTTCAGTATTTACTGCGAGAGCTCGGAACTCCGGGTCATGTAGAGGGCCAGAGGCTGATATTAAAGGCTAAGCTGCTACCTCAACAGATAATGGACCGTATCATGTCCTATACGGAGACTTTCGTCCTCTGCTCTGAGTGCGGCAGGCCAGATACTAGAATCAACAAGGAGGACCGAGTGCTGATCCTGGAGTGCGAGGCTTGCGGGGCGCATCGACCTGTCAATGTGCGTAAGGTGGCGGCCAAGAAAGAAGAGCTTAACGCCGTGGTTGAAGGCCAGATATACGAGGTCATGATTGAAGATGTAGGTAAGAAAGGGGATGGCATAGCTAGACGTGGAGACGTCATAATCTATGTTCCCGGTACGATCAAAGGGGCGAGGGTCCGTGTCAAGATCACCAAGAAATCTGGCAATGTGGCCTTTGCTACTATGACACAGGAGCCTGCCACCTCCCGATGA
- the pyrG gene encoding CTP synthase (glutamine hydrolyzing) — MKYIFVTGGVISGLGKGITSSSIGRLLKSRGLKVTAIKIDPYLNVDAGTMNPFEHGEVFVLDDGGEVDLDLGNYERFLDISLTSSHNITTGKVYRSVIEKERLGEYLGKTVQIIPHITNEIKCMIKSVADATGADVCIVELGGTVGDIESMPFLEAVRQMNTELGKGENCMFVHTTLVPILGTVGEQKTKPTQHSVKELRAIGIQPDVIVARAKEPLEYGIKRKISLFCDVPLEAVISAPDARSIYEVPLILEEQGLTDFILRRLKLPDSGKDLAEWRDFLSRVINPTRSVKIACVGKYTHLADSYISHLEAFHHAGAELDTKVEIFFVDSEIIQSKGIVPDLMNADGILIPGGFGSRGIEGKIMAAQYARENQVPFLGVCLGFQMATVEIARHLLDMEGANTTEIDPDTKYPVIDLLPEQRDVKRKGATMRLGAQPVVIQEGSRAHELYGKNLVMERHRHRFEVNPKYIDAFEKVGWHFSGKAPDGLKMEIGELKSHPYFLASQFHPEFKSRPGKPSPLHLGLVRAALYRKYKT; from the coding sequence ATGAAATATATTTTTGTCACGGGAGGAGTTATATCAGGCCTAGGTAAAGGTATCACATCTTCCTCAATCGGACGCCTGCTCAAATCTCGAGGCCTAAAAGTAACAGCCATCAAGATCGACCCCTATCTCAACGTCGACGCGGGTACCATGAATCCTTTCGAACACGGAGAAGTTTTCGTGCTGGATGATGGTGGGGAAGTAGATCTGGATCTGGGTAATTATGAGAGATTCCTTGATATCTCGTTGACCAGTTCTCATAACATCACCACTGGAAAGGTATACCGTTCCGTGATTGAGAAAGAGCGTTTGGGTGAGTATCTAGGAAAGACCGTCCAGATCATCCCTCATATCACGAATGAGATAAAATGCATGATAAAATCGGTGGCTGATGCTACTGGTGCTGATGTCTGCATCGTGGAGCTGGGAGGGACGGTAGGAGACATCGAATCCATGCCCTTCCTGGAAGCCGTTCGCCAGATGAATACCGAACTGGGGAAGGGAGAGAACTGCATGTTCGTGCATACAACCCTAGTCCCTATATTAGGAACGGTGGGAGAGCAGAAAACCAAACCAACTCAGCATTCGGTGAAGGAGCTCAGAGCCATAGGAATACAACCAGATGTCATTGTGGCCAGGGCCAAGGAGCCATTGGAATATGGGATTAAGCGCAAGATCTCTTTGTTCTGCGATGTTCCTTTGGAGGCAGTCATCTCAGCACCTGATGCTCGTTCCATATACGAAGTCCCACTCATTTTGGAAGAGCAGGGATTGACAGATTTCATATTGAGAAGGCTTAAACTGCCCGATAGTGGCAAGGACCTTGCAGAATGGAGGGACTTCCTATCCAGAGTGATTAATCCCACAAGGAGCGTAAAGATCGCTTGCGTAGGGAAGTATACTCACCTGGCTGATTCATATATCTCGCATCTAGAAGCATTCCATCATGCTGGGGCTGAGCTTGATACAAAAGTGGAGATATTCTTCGTTGACTCGGAGATTATCCAGAGCAAAGGAATCGTGCCTGATTTAATGAATGCGGATGGGATTTTGATTCCAGGGGGATTCGGAAGCCGTGGAATCGAAGGGAAGATCATGGCCGCCCAATATGCGCGAGAGAATCAAGTCCCCTTCCTAGGCGTCTGCCTTGGTTTCCAGATGGCCACGGTGGAGATCGCGCGCCATCTTTTAGACATGGAGGGGGCCAACACCACAGAGATTGACCCAGATACGAAGTACCCTGTGATAGATCTTCTACCAGAGCAGAGAGATGTGAAGCGGAAGGGAGCCACCATGCGCTTAGGGGCTCAACCTGTTGTGATTCAGGAGGGCAGCCGCGCTCATGAGCTATATGGCAAGAATCTGGTTATGGAGAGACACCGCCATAGGTTTGAGGTCAACCCTAAGTATATCGATGCTTTTGAAAAGGTGGGGTGGCATTTCTCTGGCAAGGCTCCAGATGGATTGAAGATGGAGATTGGAGAGCTCAAAAGTCACCCCTATTTCTTAGCATCGCAATTCCATCCTGAATTCAAGTCCCGGCCAGGAAAGCCCTCACCGTTGCACTTAGGCCTGGTCAGGGCTGCCTTGTATAGGAAGTACAAGACCTAA
- a CDS encoding presenilin family intramembrane aspartyl protease PSH yields MRYRITLIFMLALFVSVQLCAMFLSTFYPSDMGAFENQDDPLNPLIYVVMVLIMTALVLVMLKLGLQKVIKAIFLFAVAITSVFVLLPLIYQIYPNGDVAVLVSLLIGIALALALLLRPEWYVINLVGFIVGVGAAVVLGISLGILPVLILLILLGVYDAISVYRTKHMIRLAEGMVPLRLPIMFVVPKDKDFTLDGLSTKPLTEVSPEERGAMFMGVGDAVIPSILSVAVLLTLPSTSHSFQNANLIVALGTLLGSVVGFLILMGYVAKGKPQAGLPLLNGGAILGFLITYMLVFRDFNFGIVV; encoded by the coding sequence ATGCGCTATCGTATAACTTTGATTTTCATGCTGGCGCTATTCGTTTCGGTCCAATTGTGCGCTATGTTCCTTTCAACCTTCTATCCTTCTGACATGGGAGCCTTCGAGAACCAGGACGACCCTCTCAATCCACTGATTTATGTTGTGATGGTGCTCATCATGACTGCTCTGGTTCTGGTCATGTTGAAATTAGGACTGCAGAAGGTGATAAAAGCGATATTCCTATTCGCTGTGGCCATCACATCGGTATTCGTTCTACTACCCTTAATATATCAAATCTATCCCAACGGTGATGTCGCAGTCCTGGTCTCGCTATTGATTGGAATAGCGCTCGCCTTAGCACTCCTCCTACGGCCAGAGTGGTATGTCATCAACCTTGTAGGCTTCATAGTAGGCGTGGGCGCTGCTGTGGTGCTGGGCATTTCCTTGGGAATATTGCCTGTGCTAATCCTGTTGATATTGCTTGGCGTTTACGATGCGATTTCAGTGTATAGGACGAAGCATATGATTAGATTGGCTGAAGGGATGGTTCCCTTGAGACTTCCAATCATGTTCGTGGTCCCCAAAGACAAGGACTTCACCTTGGATGGTCTTTCCACAAAGCCGTTGACGGAAGTATCTCCAGAAGAGAGGGGTGCCATGTTCATGGGTGTGGGCGACGCTGTCATCCCCTCGATTTTGAGCGTAGCCGTCCTCCTCACCCTGCCATCAACTTCCCACAGCTTTCAGAATGCGAACCTTATAGTTGCCTTGGGGACTCTGTTAGGTTCAGTGGTTGGCTTCCTGATCCTAATGGGTTACGTTGCCAAAGGAAAGCCTCAAGCAGGGCTACCTCTCCTGAACGGTGGAGCCATACTTGGCTTTTTGATCACGTACATGCTCGTTTTCAGGGATTTCAATTTTGGTATCGTAGTGTAG